CACTGTTACGTGCGATAGTCAACATTCAAATAcagtttatcatgaataaatgttacatgaagtgcataataaaatattaatgaataaatctctgataatcccgggttgTTCAGGTAACGCaggtttgtttattcattcaacTCGTGAAAATGAGTAAAAATATGTCGCACCCTCAaaatagcatctcgaggccacgacataaggtTGTTGTTActtcgacaaaatgatctcgtagCAACGACAAAACTAATAAACCGTCCACGTTCCCTCCCGGGCACCATAGGTTTCATATCACAGAACGAGGctaaatcattttataatattctatacagtgataaaggctatgtcgattagcatgggattataaatatacatcattcatatatatatatatatatatatatatatatatatatatatatatatatatatatatatatatatatatatatatatatatataaaaacagattgCTTGGAGAACAGAGACGCACCATTTAGTCAATCATATGTTTATTGTCTTCATCAGTTAAAACGTCCAACCTGTGTTTGATTCAGCTGCTGTAACACCAGCATATGCCTTTGAATTCCTGgaacaatttcatttatttattattattatatattttttcacttatGATTTTACGGCACGAGGGCGCCCTCCGGCTACCATTCTGAATGAAACAGCTACTTCAGGACATCTTATTTTGGgtaaaatatggaaaataatactttattaaaatattatagtttttctCCAATGTAGAATTATTTATCTCTTTCACAGATGATCctgacaaaaattaaataataactgTTAATGAttcagtaaatatattaataataatcattgtcAATAATTATTACTTTgtgtaacgttttttttttttttagtaataacTATAATCAGAATTTTTAATAGCCATATTGATATTTAAAAGCAACTttttttggccaaattgtgcagATCTACACACAGGCAGAGCACACTCAGAGTTCTTTATCATTTCTGGCTAATAAAGAAAAGGTTTATCTGAAAACTCAGATTTAGCTGGTTCAGATTTTTGAATTCAAATGAAGAGAAACTAATGATTAGAGAGATTACACAGAAATTGTGGTAGAAATGGAATCCAAACAGCATCTTTATGGAGCTGAAAAAAGGATGTTCTGACTGCTATACATAATATGGATTGCTGTAGTGTAttagtatttgttttataaatgcattgaTGTATGATCACAGACAGACTTGTAAGGTTAAATAATTACAGACTTGGTTGCTTCTGAAATTACTGAGCGTGATCTATCCTTAATAGCCTACAGTATCTCACAGAAGTGAATACACCcctcacatttttgtaaatattttatcatcttttcatgtgacaacactgaagaaatgacACTTTGCTACAGGGTAAAGCAGTGAGTGTACATCTTGTGTAACAGTGTCAATTTACTGTCCCCTCAAAATAACTCAACACACAGACATTAATGTCTAAACGGCTGGCCACAAAAGTGTGTACACCCCTTAGGCTTTgccacactaatacattattgtTTGAAACTGCATCTTTTTCTCTCCGTTTTGGCCTTTCGTCCACACGGAGATGGCATTTTTGGTCAAGGAAAATGTAGCTTTTTGAAAACGCTCTCCAaagtggatacatttgaaaacgcTGTTTTCgcgttgtagtgtggactgaGAAAACGGAGGCTTTTGAAAACAATGACGCAATTTTACGCATATTACACATATTACAGCACTAGATATCAGTTTTTATACTGGCATTGTGCATATTATGTGCTATAAACTTCCACACTATTACTACAGATGTGTTACTTTGTACACTCTTCATTTTTCAGTCCTGCAAAGGGGAAAGCAAATTTACTCGCAATTGCTATTTGTGGCAAAACATGAGGGCAGTTGCGTTTTAGATCAGACATACAATCGTGAGTGTGTGCGACCTGGACGCGTCAGTGAATGGTGGCTTCTTTGAGCAAATAAAATAATCCTGTCAGAAGAACCGCCTAAAACGAATCATGTCTGTTCTGTGTATCATATGGAGTTAGCTTCTTTTTAGGCTTTGCACATGCAGAGAAAGCAAATTTAATGTTTTCTGATGTTTCGCAGTGTGGATGAAAAAGTTTACAAAACGCTTGAAAACGGAGagcgttttaaaatgaaaacgttGTTTTCAAATGTGTCTGGATTAATGTAGATGTAGCctaagtgaaaatttccaaacATCCCAGAAGGAAGCCTCTTCTAAAGTTGATGCACAAGAAAGCCTGCAAACAGTTTGCTGAAGACAAGCAGACTTAGGACATGGATTACTGGAACCATGCCCTGTGGTCTGATGACACCAACATAAACTTATTTGTTTCACAAGCGTGTGTGGCAGGATCCGTGTGAGGAGTACACAGACAAGTGTGTCTTGTCTAGTGTGTGGGTGGAGGAATCATGGTCTGGGGCTGCATGAGTGCTGCCGGCACATACTGTGACATACTGAAGCAGAGCATGATCCCCTCCCTTCAGAGACTGGGCCGCAGGGCAGTATTCTAACATGATAAAGCCCCCAAACACACCTTTAAGCCTTGctgtggtatttgatatcctatataattttattgtaaatatacagagaggaaaattgcagtagcgatggtcagctgactgaagttatcaagtatgctgctgtttgcagatttagcGGATTTGTGTCATCACAGACATCACACTCTCGAGtcaaatgcacaaagtctgaactaccgaggacacaagtccaaaatcagcgtacttggTATTGAGAAACGCTCGCAGACCTACGtaaccagtctatttgcctaatcttcccggtactttaaaccgcggtggaaatgcagaaagcaacagatctgggggggaaaaagttcctggtacaaatgatacgggtaatttcggtggaaacgctgCAAATGATTTcttcagagtttgactgttttgctattgcagggcattttaatattcacatagataatgcagaaaacaaaactacaaaagaaatgataatggttctaaacacttttgacctgattcagcatgtgcatggacccacacacaaaggtggacacactctggatctaatcatcagtagtggtctaaacatttcatccattgttattaaggacgtagcactatctgatcacttctgtattttctttgatattttgatctctgctaccactgaatctagatctgtttatgagatgcataaatgagaacacaagtgtactatttatggaggctatatctttaacaccaagcatttctgcagacactgttgatattctccttgattccttcaactcaaaagttaagaatgttattgatgatattgctccaataatagtcagtaagaaaacaaacagacagaaatcagtttggagaagatcaacagcagttcagagtTAGACTATtgctgtgtttccaccgcaggaactttactcaggaactagggactttggcctggtactctatgtgtttccaccgcaggaaccaggaactaaaagttcagggtaaaaaaaatgcccctcagaaagtccctgctggcgaggtggtacttttcaaagttccggaactttcgggggcgggacttgggcactaaacatcctgattggttgagttcacgcagcattggttgggTTCAACCACCagttattcggatcattttcaaaatatcacTGTTATATCacatttccaccgaaattacccgtaACATTTGTACaacacagtgttaacagtttcagtgattttaatgggagtttctgagagtgattgaaatctagactgtcagtgaaaatgatctttaattatgtaaatgttatttgctctctttctgaacaatgaaagattagtagcaatatttatatcacattaactttcaatgttaaattcacatttaatataaagtcagtcgtattaaaaatatgttatggcatgacacctatatctgttacttaagtaaacaagacagggttttataataaataacataaattggagtaaaggctggtgaaatatatacatttatacacacactcatacatgacatacattttatctatatatctaaataaaaataggctccgtatatatgacccaaaataactagtaactaactacttgagtagatttttttatccgatactcttttactcttactcaagtaactattcaagactagtacttttacttgagtaaatatttctagaattactttcacttttacttgagtaaagtttttgggtactctacccacctctgataaTAACATaatactagagagactggaaaactgggtcgggctttctgggatggtactcaaatggttcaggtcatacttagaagggagaggctattatgtgagtataggagagcataagtctaagtggacgtcaatgacatgtggagtcccacaaggctcaattctagcaccgctcttgtttagcctgtatatgcttccactaagtcaaataatgagaaagaaccaaattgcctattacagctatgctgatgatacccagatttacctagccttatctccaaatgactacagccccattgactccctctgccaatgcattgatgaaattaatagttggatgtgccagaactttcttcagttaaacaaggaaaaaacaaagtcattgcatttggaaacaaagatgaagtgttcaaggtgaatgcataccttgactctaggtattcaaacaactaaaaatcaagtcaggaatcttggtgtgattctcgACACAgatcttagtttcagtagtcatgtcaaagcagtaactaaatcagcatactatcatttaaaaaacattgcaagaattagatgttttatttccagccaagacttggagaaacttgttcatgcctttatcaccagcagggtggactactgtaatgggctcctcaccgttcttcccaaaaagaccattagacagctgcagctcatccagaacgctgctgccaggattctgactagaaccagaaaatctgagcatatcacaccagtgctcaggtccttacactggcttccagttacatttaggattgattgattttaaagtacttttactcgtcactaaatgacctaggaccgaaatatattgcagatatgttcactgaatataaacctaacagagcactcagatcactaggatcaagtcagttagaaataccaagggttcaaaaacaaggggagtcctcctttagttactatgctgcccgcagttggaatcagcttccagaagagatcagatgtgccaaaacactttttttttgtaatgtaaattcattttaaataagtacttTTTTcataagttttaaaattgcttgttttattcttgttattatttttcttcattattattttactttattttatgtaaagcactttgaattaccattgtgtacgaaatgtgctatataaataaacttgccttgccttccCATGATCAATCTgcataacagtgactgtaaaatatgtattactATATTACATGTTTTGAGTTTGGATATTACATAACCCCCATAAACTCAACCACCAACCATTAATGAGCGCTAGAACACTGCTTTCATTGTCATTATCAATTAGTGTCTGAAGCAGAATAGCCTATTGTTAAAAAGAGAGTATGATATTGCTGTCCACTGATCTAAGAATAAGATCGCTCAAGTGTTTTCAGATGTGTGTGAAAAGCAGCGCGCTCCTGGGTTCGTGTCGCTGAGTCTGAAGAGCAGCACAAGTGCCCTCGGTCTCCTCCACCTCCGTGTTGGTCACCCACCCTCGCGAGCCCGTCTCCCCCTCCTCCCCGAGCATGTGGGTACGGATGGATGGCGCACAGGCCCGTCTGAACGGACAATAAAGCGCAAAGACGCTGGTGAGTTCTTCTTTCTCTGCGATATTCCGCATTAGATTATCCGCGTTATGGCGCGGCACAGGATGTATGAAGGGATAAATGTGCAGCTGTGTGTTCACGTGAGGAGCGTTTGTGTGCGCATCACCTCCTGCCAACCGCGTCTTCAGCAGCATCCTTTAAACCTCAAGTGTTTCCTTCTTACACAGACGCAAACGACTGCACGTGCCATCTCTGGGTACGAACTGGGTATGATCTGGGCATAAGGATTTATTCATTAATGATTTTGCTATTAAATGacactttttatattaaatgacAATGTGTGCTGTGGAAATGCGGATGCACGTAAAGAAAAATAAGACAGAGCTGTCAATGGAGGAGATCTAGGCTATGTGTCTGGACCTCCGATTTAAGTCATAAGGGAACATTTCTAATTGAAGATGCGAACCAATGCAAGGGTATCGATTTATACTCTGCGCAATGAACCGATACTGATCATGCGATGGCATGCGGTTCATGATGTGGAAATGATATTACATAATGCATGaacacatactatatatatatatataaatatatcttattttaatacagtatatgcaattttattatcgtagcatgtataaaatgtattattaaaaaaaaagcccAATCACTAAATCAGAATTTATTTGAGATATTAATGAAAATTCACTGAAAAtgtgcttgtttatttattatattatttctatgtTTATATATACCTATATCACACTTAGTCCTTTTCGCTATCTAATTATACCATCTGTTATAATGAGAGGTGTAAAAACTGACAGGGTAGCACAAATCGTCAGAACACCTGTCCATACATGGTTGGTACTTGTTAGGGTTTGACACAGCAGTGTGCAACATTATAAACATGAATTGGCCTTTTGTAATTGAATTTGTAGTTgaaatgtaacattattattgACTTGAAAGTTACCAAAGTGCAGGAAGAACTCAAATCTTACTCTAATCCTCtaaaaactcaaataaatcaTGTCACATTGGTAAAACTCAATATAATCAGGCTGAGTCCGTCATATTCAGTAAATTAACAGGTCATTTAGATGTTACACTTTGCAGGTTGTTTTACCAAAAATTATACAGAAGAGGGAAATTAtgagatttcatttataaagtagGATATGATAGCCAGTTCAGTTCAGTCAAACCATTTGATTTTTAACATCCATACACTTGCAAAgactaataacttttttttcgAATGTCTAGTTTTCTCACTGCCAGTCAATGAAGTCCACAGAAACTCTCTCTCCCTGCTCTAAATGGAGCCACCCTAAAAAAAGGTTAGGTTACTTCACAAAACCCAGATTATTACATTTGCACCATTTGGTTTTATCTCATTAATACAtcataataaacagcaaatttacTAGAGATTCAGCACCataatattgtttacatttttaagtgtattGGAGTTCATTTATATAGTACATTATACATACACAATACTGACGTATTCAATTTAATATCaactaatgaatgcatattttgtcaaatcataatttaatttgttataagTTTGATCATAATTTTGTAATTCCAATCCAACTTCTTTTTTGTTTAGTTGAAATGGAGGATGAAGAtggtatttgtttatttgatgttttgtGGTAAGTGTTGTTATATACAGTTAAATGAATTCTCTTAGTTTGAACAGAAGATTTGCATTGATATTTTGCCCATAtgttaacttttaaatgttttactttgaaaCAGTGACCCTCAAGCTCTGAATGATTTTCTTCATGGGACAAATGAGGTATGGAGGGATTATAATATTACAGTGTGGCTTTAATCtgtaaaggtgccatagaatgcattattatgcacaatatattaaattgttttctgaAGTCCCCAGAAGCAGCAGTCCGCTCTGATGATgtgtatgtcccctttaaatgaaaatgagctgatgCTCCCGCCTCCCTTCCGGTGTTGACAAGTCTGTGGTTTTCATGctgaattgggctactttaacactgttgccatGGGTCCGTGGTTGAATCAACCCCAATAACATGAAACTTATCCCCCAGGATGCGATTTTTACGATTttgcaattgggctagttttgagtagcaattgggttGGTTTTGTTAtgaaaatctggcaaccctgctcccttctcagaagagggcggagcttcaagagctcatgctcaTGTGCATACCTGTGTTATGGTGGCCGTGTTACTGACCTcacacattgcttccaaatgcaattaTCTATCACATTACTATTCacaatcattctggtagcacttGAAGGCAGCATTAATGAAAACAGGCAttgacaatggtagctttagcaacattagccttacagagagtcAAGAATctcttttgaaaaacaaaatatgatgcatgaTGCTTATtttgtctggagtctggacaTTTGCACACAAAGCATTGGTATTGATCCCTCTTTcggaagcaatctttgcacaactccagcacTGAACTGACCCTCGTTTGTGAGGCAGTCCGGTGTAAAATGTTAGCAGAAACGTATATgacttttccatgtttttttctgggacatttccttcaaaaaagaaatataacCACCATGTCCTCAGCGGTCTACAGAGACTCGTAGGTTTGTTGGTGCATTCCAACACATGACACTTTTAAAGGCTCTTTGGCACTCACATTGTgcctccagcagctacagcaagagaacagtaatggcggactgctgcttctcactcagggctgtgtatatgctaatagggcagagagcatcAAAGATGGGTGGGACTTTCACTGATTATGTCATCATAGTCTGGAACTGCTTGCGTGGATtcttaccattataggctggttgttttcacacactgcggccacacaacctatgttcaaacaccttataaaagtgatttttgcattataTGTCACCTTTAATGTTAGTAACATTAGTGACTATCTGTTAACAGTACTTTCGCCAAACTTGTTTTATCCCATGCAATTAACTGTCCATCCTCCCTTCTGTTCAAACAGCTGCCAAGTGGAGACTTACTCATTGATTTATCCTCTGGAGAGccgtcactcttcacagacactcCAGTGAGTCTAGACCTCTCTCCCCATGGAAGAGGGAGCATTTAGATTTGTTTCAGCTTGGACCTCCCATAACATGCCTGTCtgtctaaaaaaacaaacacttttttagTTCCAATAGAATGGATTTGTGACTACGctttaaaatagtgttttaagctttaaataatgtttaaatgcttttaaCAGATTAACAAACCTTTAACATGATTGTTGTGACCGTTCTGCAGAGCCCCGCGTCTCTGTTAGCAGATGATGCTTGTTCTCAGGACACTCCAGTCTCTTGCTGTGTGGATCTCTCCTTTCTGGAGGAGGCACTGCTGGCATCACCGGGATCCTCACTTGGAAGTGGAGGTCCAGAGGTGCAAGAAGATCCCAATGTCCAACTAGTGGAACAGCAGAAAGAGCCAGAAGAGATCTGTGACTTTCTCCAGCAGAGTCTCCAGGAGCCTGAGATCACAGAAGACACTCTTCCTTTAGAGACAGCAGAAACTATCCAGTTTGGTTTGTCTGGCACATCCATTCCTTTGCCTTCAACACCGTATTTCTCCAAACCATTGACCCTTCCTGGCTTGAACTCTTTACCAAAGGGCACTCAACCTGCAGTGGAGCCTCCTCAGCCATCTTTGTTAGCTGTTGGCCTAGGCTGTCCCTCACTCAAACCTCCAGGAACGCAGTTAATAAGTCTACTTCCTGGTAATGTCTTCCCTGCACCTCCACTCGAGGCATCCTTTTCTCTTGATTCAGCACAACGCACCAGCATGATTATCCAAAAGACCCTACCAGCCCACCACATGTTGGCCTCCACCGTTAGAACAATTACCCCATCAGGGGTCATGTTACAAAAAAAACCTCTACCCATTCAGCCTAAGTTACCAGTAAGCATCCAGCCCAGGCTCGTGCAGATCAGTCCAAGGCCACCAGGACAAAAACCATTACCAGGATTTACCTTCATCTCAACAAAGACATCACAGAGTGTCTTGTTATCCCCTTCTGTTAACTTAAAACACTCTTTACAAGCACAGACCGCTACAAGTGTCAGCAAACCTGTTAGCTCCAATCTGGTTGGTCAGAGAGGCCCCATTGTCATTCAGCCCCAGGATCCTATTCAGGCCAAGACACAATTCATTCTGCCGAGCCAAACACCTGCAACTTTGTCCAAGTCTGCCAGCATCCCAAGGTGTATTCTTAGTACACCAAGCAATCAGGTGTCTAACAAACCCAGTGTTGACAATTCTCATATTGTGACTGTACGGTCAAATCAAATCAACTTCAGCCCCATTTTAACCTCCGCATCTGGACAGCTCACCTTAAAACAAGGGGCTCTTCTTTCAGGGTCCTTACCAATTCGGTCAACACCTCCTACAGTCTTCCAGATGCCAACACAGCTAGCAGGGACCAATGCACCTCAAGTGCAGGGGCAGCATGATGCGGTAGTTCAAAACACTGATGGAAACCAGATCACATTGATCAATAATGCCAATATCCTTATTCCTGATTTGACCACCGTACCAATAGAAAACGGTCAGTCTATGATACAAAGTGTGCCTTTGGTGCCTCAAGCCCAAAGTGCTCGAATAAGTGAACCTGAGGGAAAGGCATGTCTTACCCAGAACTCTGTGCTTCTCTTGCCCGAGAGAACAACAGAAGCCCAACAGGAGAAAATCAATAAACCGTTTCAAGTGAGTTTCTGTTGTAACAATGTTAGGCATGgtctttattttcttaaaaattattatattatgtttcagAATCGTATTTGTTATTGTTCAATTTTAAAATTTGTTGCTTATTATGTTTGTTCAATGTTTCTGTTCACTTCAGGAGAGCGGATTGCTTCCTCCAACTTCAGTAGAAGCACCTGTTGCAGAGATACACCCTCTGTCCTCTCCAGTATCAACTCTACTACAGTCATCACCTGATATTAGTTTTAACCCTAAGACAGTGTTGTCATTATCGCCCCAGCTGATTAACCAGACAGGAGAGCATAACCCATTAAATCGTAATCAGGCTTTAGTGCATCCTTCTCAACAGGTAAATTAAAACTGTGCTCTGTTAATTCAATTGCATTCTAACACAGATTTGAATTGTAACAGCATATAAGGAATGTATCCTCTACTTCTTcagtaaatacaaaatatatgtcTTTCCctgcagtttccacaaaaaccgTCAGCCAGCCAAGATCTCCTAGCTGCAACTCTGCTTGTGCAAATGGACAACCATATCTCTGCTTCTGTAGGTGAAGCTGAGGACTCGCTTTCATCCTTGACTGCATCTGAGACTTTCTCTTCCTTGTGTGAGAGTGAACAGATTCTTATGCCAACGTGCCATGATTCAGAGCACACAGATATTCTTTTGCAGTCTCCTATTGGCCAGCGCTCTGTAAAGACCACAGACACAGACTCCATGAAAGGCTCGACAACTCCAGTCTCAGATGAGCAGGATTCCTCTGTTTTAATTGCTCTTGGTGCTGACCCCGAGTGTCAAGGGGGGCCAGTGATGAATAAGAGCCATTCCTCT
This region of Carassius auratus strain Wakin chromosome 17, ASM336829v1, whole genome shotgun sequence genomic DNA includes:
- the LOC113116973 gene encoding BRD4-interacting chromatin-remodeling complex-associated protein-like isoform X2 — protein: MEDEDGICLFDVLCDPQALNDFLHGTNELPSGDLLIDLSSGEPSLFTDTPSPASLLADDACSQDTPVSCCVDLSFLEEALLASPGSSLGSGGPEVQEDPNVQLVEQQKEPEEICDFLQQSLQEPEITEDTLPLETAETIQFGLSGTSIPLPSTPYFSKPLTLPGLNSLPKGTQPAVEPPQPSLLAVGLGCPSLKPPGTQLISLLPGNVFPAPPLEASFSLDSAQRTSMIIQKTLPAHHMLASTVRTITPSGVMLQKKPLPIQPKLPVSIQPRLVQISPRPPGQKPLPGFTFISTKTSQSVLLSPSVNLKHSLQAQTATSVSKPVSSNLVGQRGPIVIQPQDPIQAKTQFILPSQTPATLSKSASIPRCILSTPSNQVSNKPSVDNSHIVTVRSNQINFSPILTSASGQLTLKQGALLSGSLPIRSTPPTVFQMPTQLAGTNAPQVQGQHDAVVQNTDGNQITLINNANILIPDLTTVPIENGQSMIQSVPLVPQAQSARISEPEGKACLTQNSVLLLPERTTEAQQEKINKPFQESGLLPPTSVEAPVAEIHPLSSPVSTLLQSSPDISFNPKTVLSLSPQLINQTGEHNPLNRNQALVHPSQQFPQKPSASQDLLAATLLVQMDNHISASVGEAEDSLSSLTASETFSSLCESEQILMPTCHDSEHTDILLQSPIGQRSVKTTDTDSMKGSTTPVSDEQDSSVLIALGADPECQGGPVMNKSHSSSLEKLFMCLEQLGQSHVLTELSRTSTESTDHEYKQQYGEHDTELTVPRSTGIISFSQRELQEKVNLGPRLLAQDRETYSTFQKNQIPSAGVDPKEEKLRLTKRQHRFKQQLFLDHSAVLNPNTSAPFVSVEDALRHLLPYHSCARALPNQADFISVDKQFECVSVVLLKRFKDMLNKYRKQLLTESQQESPSAEMVMLERLFLQSETLSLMEDRRKTRRDPESFLMTRSKYSSQHTHVPSIQTGLGGCPPSPPSWTLQSDRPPGLKTYSSSSKGTIGLTIRQESGSPKVIHNSCDASHVISGLKRNYSGQLTKGGAIQGKNESLKPPLLNVAEDKNGQRPDQPNKMKLHPDMETISTGSDSQSLSDSVVTQDSRVQGLLPEQCTPVFKRNKLTASVAESHSLPAFVEDGELSEHLQSALDSILELQRLQGSVAGVKPKIQQPRALDQAISSMLEGQL
- the LOC113116973 gene encoding BRD4-interacting chromatin-remodeling complex-associated protein-like isoform X1 gives rise to the protein MEDEDGICLFDVLCDPQALNDFLHGTNELPSGDLLIDLSSGEPSLFTDTPSPASLLADDACSQDTPVSCCVDLSFLEEALLASPGSSLGSGGPEVQEDPNVQLVEQQKEPEEICDFLQQSLQEPEITEDTLPLETAETIQFGLSGTSIPLPSTPYFSKPLTLPGLNSLPKGTQPAVEPPQPSLLAVGLGCPSLKPPGTQLISLLPGNVFPAPPLEASFSLDSAQRTSMIIQKTLPAHHMLASTVRTITPSGVMLQKKPLPIQPKLPVSIQPRLVQISPRPPGQKPLPGFTFISTKTSQSVLLSPSVNLKHSLQAQTATSVSKPVSSNLVGQRGPIVIQPQDPIQAKTQFILPSQTPATLSKSASIPRCILSTPSNQVSNKPSVDNSHIVTVRSNQINFSPILTSASGQLTLKQGALLSGSLPIRSTPPTVFQMPTQLAGTNAPQVQGQHDAVVQNTDGNQITLINNANILIPDLTTVPIENGQSMIQSVPLVPQAQSARISEPEGKACLTQNSVLLLPERTTEAQQEKINKPFQESGLLPPTSVEAPVAEIHPLSSPVSTLLQSSPDISFNPKTVLSLSPQLINQTGEHNPLNRNQALVHPSQQFPQKPSASQDLLAATLLVQMDNHISASVGEAEDSLSSLTASETFSSLCESEQILMPTCHDSEHTDILLQSPIGQRSVKTTDTDSMKGSTTPVSDEQDSSVLIALGADPECQGGPVMNKSHSSSLEKLFMCLEQLGQSHVLTELSRTSTESTDHEYKQQYGEHDTELTVPRSTGIISFSQRELQEKVNLGPRLLAQDRETYSTFQKNQIPSAGVDPKEEKLRLTKRQHRFKQQLFLDHSAVLNPNTSAPFVSVEDALRHLLPYHSCARALPNQADFISVDKQFECVSVVLLKRFKDMLNKYRKQLLTESQQESPSAEMVMLERLFLQSETLSLMEDRRKTRRDPAESFLMTRSKYSSQHTHVPSIQTGLGGCPPSPPSWTLQSDRPPGLKTYSSSSKGTIGLTIRQESGSPKVIHNSCDASHVISGLKRNYSGQLTKGGAIQGKNESLKPPLLNVAEDKNGQRPDQPNKMKLHPDMETISTGSDSQSLSDSVVTQDSRVQGLLPEQCTPVFKRNKLTASVAESHSLPAFVEDGELSEHLQSALDSILELQRLQGSVAGVKPKIQQPRALDQAISSMLEGQL